AGATTCTCGAATCAAAGGCATCAAGTTTCGGACCAATTTCGGCAAAGCCGCCGCACTGTCGGCTGGATTCGCGACTGCCCGCGGCGAACTGGTCGTGACCATGGACGCCGATCTTCAGGACGATCCGCACGAGATTCCGAATTTTCTGAAAACGCTTCGACAGGGTTACGATCTCGTCAGCGGCTGGAAGAAAATTCGCTTCGATCCCTGGCACAAAGTGTTTCCCAGCCGGGTGTTCAATTTTCTGGTCAGCAGCGCCACCGGCGTGCACCTGCACGATCACAACTGCGGTATGAAGATTTACAGGCGGGAGGTCACTGGCGAGATTTCGCTCTATGGCGAGATGCACCGGTTTATACCCAGCCTGGCGGTGATGCGGGGCTTCCGCGTCGGCGAAATGGTTTTGCACCACCGACCGCGAAAATTCGGCCGCTCCAAATATGGGGCAAAGCGCTTCATCAAAGGATTTCTCGATCTGATCACGGTGACCTTCCGCAAGCGCTTCGGCCAGCGGCCGATGCATCCGCTCGGTTTCATCGCAGGCTTCTCGATCTCGGTAGGGGTGGTGGTTTGCCTCTTAGGCCAGCCCGGCTGGGCTTGGTTTCTCTGGCTCGTCGGCTTCCAATTTTTCCTGAGCGGTTTACTGGCCGAATTGCAATTAGGCCAGAAGAGTGAACGCCTTGAGACTTATGCAGTCTCAGATCGGATCGGATCATGAACGATGCGATCTTAATTCGGAAACTGGCCTGCCGGCTACTGATGTTTCTGGTCATCGGCTGTATGACTGCGCGGCTATTCGCCGTGGAAAATGTCCTCGAGCCGAGTCTGATCAAACGCTACGACCGCAACTTTCCCGCGAGTAACCCGCTACCCTCTCCGACCTTTTCCGCCAACGATCGGGCTCGCTGGGCGACCGTTCGCGCTCTGGTGGATCGGGGCACTTTTGTGATTGGGGAGAGGATCGAAGATAGCGGCAGTCCTACGGGCTACCGGGATGAAGGGATTCTGTTCGAAGAATCCTATCGCTCGATCGATGTGGTCATGAATCCGGAAACTCAAAAATTTTATGGAACCAAGCCGCCACTTTTGACGGTAATTGTTGCTGGCGAGTACTGGTTACTTAAGAAAATCACCGGCTGGGATATCGATCGAGATCGCTGGCCGGTGGTTTGTACGATTCTGCTGACACTGAATATTCTCCCATTCGCGATATA
The genomic region above belongs to Telmatocola sphagniphila and contains:
- a CDS encoding glycosyltransferase family 2 protein encodes the protein MSADTVEPKLVSSLSLVIPLFNEQESLEPLWREIQQIGAQEHYSLEVVFVDDGSTDGSWEVIRKLASEDSRIKGIKFRTNFGKAAALSAGFATARGELVVTMDADLQDDPHEIPNFLKTLRQGYDLVSGWKKIRFDPWHKVFPSRVFNFLVSSATGVHLHDHNCGMKIYRREVTGEISLYGEMHRFIPSLAVMRGFRVGEMVLHHRPRKFGRSKYGAKRFIKGFLDLITVTFRKRFGQRPMHPLGFIAGFSISVGVVVCLLGQPGWAWFLWLVGFQFFLSGLLAELQLGQKSERLETYAVSDRIGS